Genomic segment of Eupeodes corollae chromosome 2, idEupCoro1.1, whole genome shotgun sequence:
gcttccaaagctcaagaatcgCTATCCTTGTCGGAGAATCACAGCTCTTTAATTTTCCCATTGCAATTAcctccaaattttaaaaattattctttaaaaaaatttgcagacaatttagaattttctacttaccaatgaaaaataaaaagattatttttatttcacccaaatcaaatgtaatttaactgTTTCTAATTAAGTGACCAGTTGACACGAACACTTTTTACACTCTACCTTGATTTTATTGTGCAAAGACTTATGCACAAATGatgctttttcaaacaattatgcAAAAACGCTTGCATTACACCGTTTTGGATGCCGCTATTCTAGTCACACTTGATAAAGTGAATGTGGAAATGAGAAGCAAgtaatgtttctaattagttgtccacagctgtaaCACCTTGATTGACGAGATGAGTGTCAACATTACAAATAGCAAATATTAATAAGTAACCAATTATCCAGCTACTTACTTTGGGTAAATTTTGTACTGCTAAGTTGGCACTCATGCAAATAGTTTAAGTTCTTATAATAGGCGCAAATTCTGACTGAAATTTTACGTATctattttttacttatttcttacagaaatacatttcaaaatatcCGGAACAACTGGACATGGTTCATTACTCCATGAAAATACTGCTGGTGTGAAATTAAATCaccttttgagaaaaatgatgGAATTTAGAcaggaagaagaaaataaattgaaaaacaataagaacTTTACAATTGGTGATGTAACAACAATCAATCTAACTCAAATCCATGGAGGTGTACAAAGTAATGTTGTTCCACCAATGATTGAAGCTGTTTTTGATATTCGTGTTGCTGTTACGGTTGACCCTGATGCATTAATTCAAAAGGTAACtccaatataataaaataagggGAGTTGCCTCTTagttcattttttcttttattattatttttagatagAGAAATTCTGTGAAGAATCTGGTGGAGGTATAGAGATTGAATTTGAGCAGAAAGAACCCAAGGTAGAACCCACAAAAATAGATGCTTCAAATATCTATTGGACTGCATTGAAGCAAGCTTTTGATGATGCGTAAGTTTATACGTAGATATATATTTAACatgtttaattttcaacaaagaatatttcttttattttagtggcATTAAGACAAGTACTCAAGTCTTTCCAGGAGCTACTGATAGCCGTTACGTAAGATTGGTAAGCAAAGTAAAAGTCATACAAAAGGCTTTTAATTACTCAAGTAGCCCTATCACGAATTTCATCGTAATTAGAAACTTAAACGAATtccgaaaaaaaacaatagcgCCTAATACGTTCGCAGGAATTCCTATATGTTTACGATTACGATAGAATTCGTGATAGGGCTGAATGTGACAAAACTTTCACCAAttgtattgttttcttatttaaggactgatttatttaaaatacataatttctaaatttaattgatgATATAACATCACTTTTCTATTTATTAGGTTGGTATTCCTGCTATTGGTTTCTCACCGATGAATAATACACCGGTTCTTCTACACGATAACGATGAATATCTGAAAGCTGATACATATCTTGAAGGCATTGAGATTTATAAGAAGATCTTAAAGGCATTGGCGAATGTATGAAACACGCACAACCAATAAAGTGACCTTAAAACAACACTATGCTTCGCCTATGAAATAAAgtaccttaaaattatttttgagtttttttaactaaattttcttccgaacatcagcaaagttttcgaaaaaattattaatagggctctgactaagtgggctgcggacaacaaaattattccggataaacagttcgggttcaaagcgggtcatgacacaattcatgctgcgtctaaactagtttctgatatccaatgggataaatcaaaacaacaatgcacaggtgctgttctggttgatttggaaaaggcctttgacaccgtatggttagagggtctttacctaaaactgagcaggcttggcataagcaagccattgttgtatatataaAGTTTGTTGTTAAAAGTCGCAATGGAACTTCTACCACAagattctcaattaaaaatggtcttcaacagggagcggtgaattcgctgATTCTCTTCACTAGCGAtttgataggtagtcttacaaaggcaattgcgtacaccgacgatctaattgcgtacagaacggcccgaaaggttgaggttattagaattctcttgcagcgtgatttcgaaaagattcagcgatattgcggcgactggaaactgaaaataaatgtccagaagtcggagacaattctgttccagactccgttggctagggatACGtataagaattggcgcaagatggtcatcgttgatcttcatgggcagccattggcgagcaaaagtgtagtgaagtacctcggtatctggttagatcagtatttgtatttcgacagacatacaAATGCTACTCTGACCAGGGCCggggagccttcgctctgacgaaacggctgttttaagcagtcggcttgaccccagagtgaaggttatttgctacatggccctcattcggccaatgatcgtttatggttgtcctgtgtggttcaatgttgcctcttcccagatggagaagtttcgggtgttcgagcggcagtgtttacgacgctgtaccggcttatatcgaacacccgaatcttcttatgtgctttactattccaacgaggtcctatacaacggggctcgaataaacagaattgacaatttcgtgataaaactcgttcgaggtcacattgcaagagctatgtcttcgaccaacaatttaattttcggggcgttctattcgaacgacgagtatttagagagtacacgcttgagcggcttcattccaccagaggcattcctctttttagacagatgcggtcagatacaggatagattgtcAGTTCCGCTTATCTaacacgtcagacgacgaaccgtggataggcgactcctgtacatttgcgacgtcatggcacaaggcgcaggaagcaggagaaccagttttggtggcttcaatcggcacttgatagtgggtagtcgggatggggttttaaaccTTGTTACTactacttgttttatagttttagggtttagttttaagtagaataggcatggtggcacaaaaagaaaatacaaaacaaaaatacaaaaaataaaaacaaaaacatggaataaaaaaaaatagaaaacaaaatatgaaaaacaaaaaacgttagatagtTAAATTTTCTGCTGTGatttttctagttttaagtagtttataggtagttttagt
This window contains:
- the LOC129947902 gene encoding aminoacylase-1-like; this encodes MSTWENNEEIKIFREYLQIPSVHPDIDYEPCVAFLKKQAQNLGLPLKVYTPGGEKKPIVVITWIGSNPELPSIVLNSHMDVVPVFPNEWKHPPFGAEMDSEGRIFARGSQDMKCVGMQHLAAIRALRKAGIQLKRTIHVTFVPDEELGGKPGMAMFVHTDDFKKLNVGFSLDEGIASATDVYPVYYAERFIIQIHFKISGTTGHGSLLHENTAGVKLNHLLRKMMEFRQEEENKLKNNKNFTIGDVTTINLTQIHGGVQSNVVPPMIEAVFDIRVAVTVDPDALIQKIEKFCEESGGGIEIEFEQKEPKVEPTKIDASNIYWTALKQAFDDAGIKTSTQVFPGATDSRYVRLVGIPAIGFSPMNNTPVLLHDNDEYLKADTYLEGIEIYKKILKALANV